The Lycium ferocissimum isolate CSIRO_LF1 chromosome 1, AGI_CSIRO_Lferr_CH_V1, whole genome shotgun sequence genome includes a region encoding these proteins:
- the LOC132064509 gene encoding uncharacterized protein LOC132064509, with amino-acid sequence MDFMVGLPRTLGKFDSIWVIVDRLIKPAHFIPVSRTYTSEKLAKIYIREILHLYGVPISVISIKGTQFTSYFWHYHLSIEMAPFEALYGRRCRSPIGWFDSFEFSPMKGVMRFGKKGKLGPRYIGPFEIIQRVGDVAYKLALPLGLSSVPVFHVSMLKKYVSDGSHVIRWNSVMLDQNLSYEE; translated from the exons ATGGACTTTATGGTAGGGTTGCCACGGActttgggtaagtttgattccatttgggtgattgtggatcgTTTGATTAAGCCAGCTCATTTCATTCCTGTTTCGAGGACTTATACTTCTGAGAAGCTGGCTAAGATATACATTCGTGAGATTCTTCATTTGTATGGAGTGCCCATTTCCGTTATTTCTATTAAAGGGACTCAGTTTACCTCTTACTTCTGGCA ttatcatttgAGTATTGAGATGGCTCcgtttgaggctttgtatggtaggagatgtcgaTCTCCCATTGGATGGTTTGATTCTTTTGAG ttttcacccatgaagggtgttatgaggtttggaaagaaaggaaagttggGTCCTCGTTACATTGGCCCTTTTGAGATCATTCAGAGAGTTGGAGATGTTGCGTATAAGTTAGCACTACCTCTTGGTTTGTCGAGTGTTCCGgtgttccatgtttctatgctcaAAAAGTATGTTTCAGATGGTTCTCATGTGATTAGATGGAATTCGGTGATGCTTGATCAGAATTTGTCCTATGAGGAGTAG